ATGTCTGTAAAGAAACCTCTAGAAGGAGATGAGTACAGCAACAGAGGAAAAGCAGTAAAAGGGGAGGAAagtatctttatttttatctactTGTTCCATTATATCGCTGACTCATCATCACTGTAATACGTATGAAATCAGATTAATCTGGTGGGAAGTGTATTAGGAGGAGAGCAGACCTGCTGCATCTATAACGGTGTTTACTGCATGGGTGGAgtacgtctgtgaaggttctcaatcatccaggtcGACACTGTTAGTCCCTTCAGACGCACAACCCTTCTACATTGTATGTGTTGGTAATTAGTATATTAATACACTGCAAGTGCAAACACAGACCATTTTAATGAACTACTGTACATGGCAGGTGGGGATCTgatcttttcattattttatttcaccttcATTGTATCAGAATGACAGCAGACACTTCAACTCAGATTTCTgacttgtttattttccatgttACAAAGatacagttttaaaaatagatttcatttattcattatccaaatatataaaaatatatctgaacatacaaaatgaatcaataacCGCTCAATGAGTTTACATGTAGCCGTGTGCACCAGATCCATAGGTTGGGGTTGGTTTGAATGAAACTCTGGATCTGGATTCGTTTGGGATCCCAGACACAATTCTCCTCCAAACCGCTCGGCACCATTCCACAGTTGGGTGGCACCCAGGCAGTGTCGTATCCGTAGTCATGCCAATTCTTCTGATTTGGGTGGTATTGACGATTGATGACAATCACTTTTCCCACGTTGACCGAAACCCTAATGACGACCCTGTCATTCTCAGGGTGATCAATAGGATAGCGGCTCGCTTTCTGCAGATCTCTGCTGAGGTAGACACCTCGACCAAGCATGCCATCTGCCGACTGACGGAAGCCAGAGGCCAAGATTTTCTGAGCATTGGCACTAGTGGTTCCATGGTACATGacatatgttttattattatctggtTGTCGGGTCATCCGAACTGCCCCTACTGGCAGAAAGTCATCTTCAGCCCACTGATACTGTGACCTGTAGCTCATGTTGATGTCCCTGCAGGAAAGATGTTAATTATgatttaaagtgtaaaataatGGCACATTACAGCATGGCAGGAATGAAAATCacagatttttacatttactgtttttGCTCCCCTCAGGattttctgtataaaaatgatttaaaacattGGCAGATTTTCACAGAACTCCAGAAAGCAGACAAAGCgaatcaatcaaacaaatgaaacagaaataatgtgaTATTTACTAATAGGTTAAAATAGGCTTATGTTTGCAATCATTTCTATACGGAAACATAAACAATTTGCACTATATCTGGATCATGTGATGTTCTGAATGTGTTTACCTAGCTTAGCACCTTTACCTCATCTCTATCAAAAGAGTAACAATAGCTGCTCTAATTCACTTATCCTAATTTTCAATagagagcagagcagcaacAGACATCCAAAGTAAATAGGTGCCGAACTGAAAATCAATCATCAGGAAGAAAAAGTAGAGTCCGCGCACTACGGCTTCCTCCCATTTAAAGtgctaaatatataataaataaatgcattgaaacAATGTGCAgactgtcttttttctttttgatagtctccatgaaaattaaaacttttgaaaaaaGAAGCATATCACACAGAGGCCTGTCCTGAATGTTAACATGCTACGGTTTGACATTCACATTCTCCCCATCTCAGTTGCTCATCTAATTTGCATTGTAAACACGAAATACTTTTCAAAATACTACTACGACCAAAACCAATAACTTTACTTCATTTCAGTGGTATGAATTGGTTCATAGTTTTCCAATTCtggccttttaaaaaaatactagatACTATTGATGCTTCTAAAATTACAGTTGAAACATGTGGTGTTGTggtccagcaaacagcaacataaatatgtttttataaatcAAAAATCTGAACACATCCATGCAGAGTACTTTAAAAAATCTAGACATTTTAAAGGTGTGTCCTGTTCACGTACctctctctggcttcctccaACAATGTTGGCTGAGTATTCCTTTGCTTCAAATAAAGACCCCAAGTTTCAACAGGAAATTCT
The sequence above is drawn from the Mugil cephalus isolate CIBA_MC_2020 chromosome 3, CIBA_Mcephalus_1.1, whole genome shotgun sequence genome and encodes:
- the LOC125005411 gene encoding uncharacterized protein LOC125005411; protein product: MSYRSQYQWAEDDFLPVGAVRMTRQPDNNKTYVMYHGTTSANAQKILASGFRQSADGMLGRGVYLSRDLQKASRYPIDHPENDRVVIRVSVNVGKVIVINRQYHPNQKNWHDYGYDTAWVPPNCGMVPSGLEENCVWDPKRIQIQSFIQTNPNLWIWCTRLHVNSLSGYWDINMSYGSQYQWAEDDFQSVGAVRMVQQPDNNKTYVMYHGTTSANAQKILASGFQRSADGMLGRGVYLSRDLQKASRYPIDHPENDRVVIRVLVNVGKVIAINRQYHPNQKNWHDHGYDTAWVPPNCGMVKSGLEENCVWDPRRIQIQSIIKPIPNQQSSGFVAQGYT